In Aspergillus flavus chromosome 3, complete sequence, one genomic interval encodes:
- a CDS encoding leucine rich repeat domain protein (unnamed protein product) produces the protein MDNEIPLPPPRRIRHRSPTKTPVASGSSLRKTYQLSRFDDRSSQPSSDPALFSSDDIPASGLENYHAPVPSGSRKRRYRGTWWGEMVKDPKRKRADFKEKRHVDSGVWMGSDESGADSLLPSEDPSMWGEELLKDTGNSAVTGSRTDVAMHDSERWTAQGQPWTQRSGLKKVEEPKEHQAARNIVNECLESGQDSVDLSNCFLRVVPPDLLRPLQHLTKLPAIIEPPITEDVYSSLQPFLRLFLTGNSLQSVPGELFELGSLKVLSLRYNKLTEIPPAIRRLTLLQEVNLAVNRLQYLPWELLWLIKKGDLKHMIVRPNPLMQIHEAEIAQWHSPEGTELDSPEGTLKLRDYEGPAPEEAWAPIHVATGPVRRFNMEGMPVDAPASGMSASQPNQQESRVPSLREISLLACTRSVFFDQVSDEEMADYPGLILRMLRQAKEVWNGGGRSCSVCHRSFVLARTEWIEWWDCSTYESGLKGPRCSGEKLRPLPFRRLGCSWACVPNAEADQHSREELQL, from the exons GCCAGCCGTCGAGTGACCCCGCGCTCTTTTCGAGTGATGATATCCCCGCCTCTGGTCTCGAGAACTATCATGCGCCTGTCCCCTCCGGGAGCAGGAAACGACGATACCGTGGCACTTGGTGGGGCGAGATGGTGAAGGATCCCAAGCGGAAGAGGGCGGATTTCAAGGAGAAGCGACATGTGGATAGTGGTGTGTGGATGGGGAGCGATGAGTCCGGGGCGGATTCCCTGTTGCCATCGGAAGATCCATCAATGTGGGGAGAGGAGTTGCTGAAGGATACCGGCAATTCCGCAGTAACAGGGAGCCGGACTGATGTTGCTATGCATGATAGCGAGCGGTGGACGGCACAGGGTCAGCCTTGGACGCAGCGGAGTGGCCTGAAAAAGGTCGAGGAACCGAAAGAGCATCAGGCCGCACGGAATATTGTCAATGAATGCTTGGAAAGTGGACAGGATAGCGTTGACTTAAG TAATTGTTTTCTGAGGGTCGTACCCCCTGACTTGCTGCGGCCCTTGCAGCATCTCACTAAACTCCCTGCGATCATCGAACCTCCCATCACCGAAGACGTCTACAGCTCCTTACAACCCTTCCTACGTCTATTCCTCACTGGCAATTCTCTGCAATCGGTGCCTGGAGAATTGTTTGAGCTTGGCTCCTTAAAAGTCCTTAGTCTTCGCTATAACAAACTCACGGAGATCCCTCCGGCAATAAGAAGGTTGACCTTGCTGCAAGAAGTTAATCTTGCGGTCAATCGCTTGCAGTACCTTCCGTGGGAGCTGCTGTGGCTGATTAAAAAGGGTGACCTGAAACATATGATCGTGCGGCCCAACCCGCTCATGCAGATCCACGAGGCAGAGATCGCCCAGTGGCATTCGCCGGAGGGCACAGAGTTGGACTCGCCAGAGGGAACATTGAAGCTTCGTGACTATGAGGGCCCAGCGCCCGAGGAAGCATGGGCCCCCATCCACGTCGCCACTGGCCCTGTTCGCCGATTTAACATGGAGGGCATGCCGGTCGATGCTCCAGCTAGCGGCATGAGCGCGAGTCAACCAAATCAACAAGAATCCCGGGTTCCGTCCCTACGTGAAATATCTCTGCTGGCGTGCACCCGGTCGGTCTTCTTCGACCAAGTCTCAGATGAAGAGATGGCTGACTATCCTGGCTTGATACTCCGCATGCTCCGACAGGCGAAAGAAGTCTGGAACGGTGGCGGCCGGTCATGCTCGGTGTGCCACCGAAGCTTTGTACTGGCTCGTACTGAATGGATCGAATGGTGGGACTGCAGTACATATGAGAGTGGACTCAAAGGGCCACGTTGTTCGGGCGAGAAACTTCGTCCCCTTCCTTTCCGCCGACTAGGTTGCAGCTGGGCCTGCGTGCCGAACGCTGAGGCGGATCAACATTCTCGGGAAGAATTACAGCTGTGA